A section of the Anabaena cylindrica PCC 7122 genome encodes:
- the eno gene encoding phosphopyruvate hydratase, translating to MTAFLDTAIEAIVSREILDSRGKPTVEAEVHLANGVVGLAQVPSGASTGTFEAHELRDDDKSRYGGKGVLKAVQNVNEVLAPKLLGLDALNQEALDRTMIALDGSPNKANLGANAILAVSLAAAKASAESLNVPLYRYLGSPLSNLLPVPLMNVINGGAHASNNVDFQEFMIVPIGAPSFKEALRWGAEVFATLSKVLDEKGLLTGVGDEGGFAPNLESNQVALELLVAAIKKAGYKPGEEVALALDVAASEFYKNGQYVYDGKPHAPSEFVDYLGQLVDEYPIVSIEDGLHEEDWQNWQLLTQKLGSKVQLVGDDLFVTNATRLQKGIEQKAANSILIKLNQIGSLTETLETIDLGNRNGFRSVISHRSGETEDTTIADLAVATRAGQIKTGSLCRSERVAKYNRLLRIEHELGDRAIYAGTVGLGPK from the coding sequence ATGACTGCATTTCTAGATACCGCTATTGAAGCAATTGTATCCCGCGAAATCCTCGACTCACGGGGTAAACCAACAGTGGAAGCGGAAGTACATTTGGCTAATGGTGTTGTCGGACTAGCACAGGTTCCCAGTGGTGCTTCTACAGGCACATTTGAAGCCCACGAACTGCGGGATGATGATAAAAGCCGTTATGGAGGTAAAGGGGTACTCAAGGCGGTACAGAACGTCAATGAGGTGTTAGCACCAAAATTGTTGGGTTTGGATGCTCTCAATCAAGAAGCCTTAGATAGAACGATGATTGCTTTGGATGGTTCACCTAACAAAGCGAATTTGGGTGCAAATGCAATTTTGGCGGTTTCTCTGGCTGCTGCAAAAGCTAGTGCTGAGTCTTTGAATGTTCCCTTATATCGCTATTTGGGCAGTCCTTTATCAAATTTGCTACCTGTCCCTTTGATGAATGTGATCAACGGTGGAGCGCACGCTTCTAATAACGTTGATTTTCAAGAGTTTATGATTGTACCTATTGGCGCTCCTTCTTTCAAAGAAGCTTTGCGCTGGGGTGCGGAAGTGTTTGCAACTCTCAGCAAGGTATTGGATGAAAAAGGTTTGCTGACTGGTGTAGGTGATGAAGGTGGTTTTGCGCCTAATTTGGAATCTAATCAAGTTGCTTTAGAATTGCTGGTAGCGGCGATTAAAAAAGCTGGTTATAAGCCTGGGGAAGAGGTGGCTTTGGCTTTGGATGTGGCTGCAAGTGAGTTTTACAAAAATGGCCAGTATGTCTATGATGGCAAACCCCATGCACCAAGTGAGTTTGTTGATTATTTAGGACAATTGGTGGATGAATATCCAATTGTGTCTATTGAAGATGGGTTACATGAGGAAGATTGGCAAAATTGGCAATTACTAACTCAGAAGTTAGGCTCAAAAGTGCAGTTGGTTGGTGATGATTTATTTGTAACTAATGCTACTCGCTTACAAAAGGGCATTGAGCAAAAAGCAGCTAACTCGATTTTGATTAAGTTGAATCAAATTGGTTCACTGACTGAAACTTTGGAAACCATTGATTTGGGAAATCGCAACGGTTTCCGGTCAGTTATTAGCCATCGTTCTGGTGAAACTGAAGATACCACGATCGCTGATTTGGCTGTGGCTACTCGTGCCGGTCAAATTAAAACCGGTTCTCTATGTCGTAGTGAACGGGTAGCAAAATACAACCGCTTACTCCGAATTGAGCATGAATTGGGCGATCGCGCTATCTATGCTGGTACTGTGGGTTTAGGACCGAAGTAG
- the argC gene encoding N-acetyl-gamma-glutamyl-phosphate reductase, with product MGNLRRVPVGIVGASGYGGVQLVRLLMDHPEVELVYLGGESSAGKSFADLYPHFGNIVDLKIEAVDPEIIASRCEVVFLSLPNGLACEIAPQLIEKGCKVLDLSADYRFSDLTTYTNWYGTQRSDRTVAATAVYGLPELYRDRIAEAQLIGCPGCYPTASLLALSPLLKQGLIVPETAIIDAKSGTSGGGRQAKVNLLLAEADNSLGAYNVGRHRHTPEIEQICSDLAGHEVTVQFTPHLIPMVRGILATVYASLRDPGLVRDDLITIYTAFYRNSPWVKICNSGTYPQTKWACGSNVCYIGIEVDPRTGRVIVMSAIDNLIKGQAGQAIQCMNLMLGWDETLGLPKVGFYP from the coding sequence ATGGGTAATTTAAGACGCGTACCAGTTGGGATTGTTGGCGCGTCAGGTTATGGCGGAGTCCAACTAGTCCGACTCCTGATGGATCATCCAGAAGTTGAACTGGTTTATTTAGGTGGTGAAAGCAGCGCCGGCAAATCATTTGCTGACCTTTACCCCCATTTCGGTAATATAGTTGACTTAAAAATTGAAGCAGTAGACCCAGAAATAATTGCTAGTCGTTGTGAAGTCGTGTTTCTTTCCTTACCCAACGGACTAGCTTGCGAAATTGCTCCTCAACTGATAGAAAAAGGATGCAAAGTACTGGATCTAAGTGCAGATTATAGATTCAGTGACTTGACAACTTATACAAATTGGTATGGAACTCAAAGGAGCGATCGCACTGTTGCCGCTACAGCAGTTTATGGTTTACCAGAATTGTACCGCGATCGCATCGCCGAAGCTCAACTTATAGGTTGTCCCGGTTGCTATCCCACAGCCAGCTTACTGGCACTTTCACCACTGCTCAAACAAGGCTTAATAGTCCCGGAAACAGCGATTATTGACGCTAAATCAGGCACATCTGGCGGTGGACGACAAGCTAAAGTTAACCTCTTATTAGCCGAAGCAGATAACTCTCTCGGCGCTTATAACGTCGGCAGACATCGCCACACACCAGAAATTGAGCAAATTTGCAGCGATTTAGCCGGACACGAAGTAACAGTCCAATTTACACCCCATTTAATTCCTATGGTGCGGGGAATTTTGGCAACTGTATATGCCTCACTGCGCGATCCTGGATTAGTCCGTGATGACTTGATTACAATTTACACAGCCTTTTACCGTAATTCCCCTTGGGTGAAAATTTGTAATAGCGGCACTTACCCCCAAACAAAATGGGCGTGCGGTAGTAACGTTTGCTATATAGGCATAGAAGTTGACCCCCGCACAGGTCGCGTTATCGTCATGTCAGCCATCGACAACCTGATTAAAGGTCAAGCAGGACAAGCAATTCAATGTATGAACCTGATGCTAGGCTGGGATGAAACCTTGGGGTTGCCAAAAGTCGGATTTTATCCTTAA
- the ribBA gene encoding bifunctional 3,4-dihydroxy-2-butanone-4-phosphate synthase/GTP cyclohydrolase II: MSQPKTSQAFEFDSIDAALADLKAGRVIVVVDDENRENEGDLICAAQFATPDMINFMAVEARGLICLAMTGDRLDELDLPLMVSTLTDTNQTAFTVSIDAGPHLGVSTGISAEDRARTIQVTLNPATKPEELRRPGHIFPLRARAGGVLKRAGHTEAAVDLARLAGLYPAGVICEIQNPDGSMARLTQLVQYAQNHKLKIISIADLISYRLQNDRLVYREIVTKLPSQFGQFDIYGYRHTLDNTEHVAIVKGDPATFHDDAVMVRMHSECLTGDALGSLRCDCRMQLQAALKMIESAGQGVVVYLRQEGRGIGLVNKLKAYSLQDMGLDTVEANERLGFPADLRDYGMGAQMLMDLGIKKIRLITNNPRKIAGVKGYGLEVVDRLPLLIEANDYNSYYLATKAKKLGHMLLQSYLVTVALHWEDDPQLVIKRYERLEKLRHLAKTNDLLLQEEARPLAIALFDKPSLTVHLGFDQANVAESNWYQQNGHPYLQAICQILDELVNLPYIHKLEFLISAGSDPLSNLQVQLDRQHFSHDTPPSSLSDRLETQQIYSFSK, encoded by the coding sequence GTGTCACAGCCTAAGACTAGCCAAGCTTTTGAATTTGATTCGATAGATGCCGCTTTGGCCGACCTCAAAGCAGGTCGTGTCATTGTGGTAGTAGATGACGAAAATAGAGAAAATGAAGGCGATTTAATTTGTGCCGCCCAATTTGCCACACCTGACATGATCAATTTTATGGCAGTGGAAGCTAGAGGGCTAATTTGTCTAGCCATGACAGGCGATCGCTTGGATGAACTAGACTTACCATTAATGGTAAGTACTCTGACAGATACTAACCAAACTGCCTTCACGGTCAGCATTGACGCTGGCCCCCATTTAGGTGTCTCCACCGGCATTTCAGCGGAAGACCGCGCCCGTACTATTCAAGTGACTCTTAACCCAGCCACAAAACCGGAAGAGTTACGCCGTCCTGGTCATATTTTCCCACTGCGAGCTAGGGCAGGAGGTGTCCTGAAACGGGCAGGACATACGGAAGCAGCAGTGGATTTAGCTCGATTAGCTGGATTGTATCCCGCCGGGGTCATTTGTGAAATTCAAAACCCTGATGGTTCAATGGCGCGGTTAACGCAGTTAGTACAATATGCCCAAAATCATAAGCTAAAAATTATTAGCATTGCCGATTTAATCAGTTATCGTCTCCAAAACGATCGCTTGGTATATCGAGAAATTGTTACCAAGCTACCGAGTCAATTTGGTCAATTTGATATTTACGGCTATCGTCACACCCTAGATAATACGGAACACGTCGCAATTGTCAAAGGAGATCCTGCAACTTTCCACGATGATGCCGTCATGGTGCGAATGCACTCAGAATGTCTAACAGGTGATGCTTTGGGTTCTCTGCGTTGCGATTGTCGAATGCAATTGCAAGCAGCATTGAAAATGATTGAATCTGCCGGTCAAGGTGTTGTTGTCTACCTGCGACAAGAAGGGCGGGGTATTGGTTTAGTTAATAAACTCAAAGCCTACTCTTTACAAGATATGGGACTGGATACAGTCGAAGCAAATGAGCGTTTGGGCTTTCCAGCTGACTTGCGGGACTACGGTATGGGAGCGCAAATGCTGATGGATTTAGGCATTAAAAAAATTCGCCTAATCACAAATAACCCCCGTAAAATTGCTGGTGTCAAGGGTTATGGTTTGGAAGTGGTGGATCGTTTACCTTTGTTAATTGAGGCTAATGATTACAATTCCTATTACCTAGCGACGAAAGCAAAAAAATTGGGGCATATGTTGTTACAAAGTTATCTGGTGACAGTAGCTTTGCATTGGGAAGATGACCCGCAATTAGTGATCAAACGCTATGAAAGGTTAGAAAAACTGCGCCATTTAGCGAAAACGAATGATTTATTATTACAGGAAGAAGCTCGTCCATTAGCGATCGCACTATTTGATAAACCATCTTTAACTGTACACTTGGGTTTTGACCAAGCCAATGTGGCTGAATCAAATTGGTATCAGCAAAATGGTCATCCTTACCTGCAAGCAATCTGCCAAATACTCGATGAACTAGTCAACTTACCCTACATCCACAAGCTAGAATTTCTCATTTCTGCCGGTAGTGATCCCTTGAGTAATTTGCAAGTACAACTAGATCGGCAGCATTTCTCCCATGATACACCACCATCATCGTTGAGCGATCGCTTGGAAACACAGCAAATTTACAGCTTCAGTAAATAA
- a CDS encoding AAA family ATPase — protein sequence MIVEFSVENYRSIQEKQTLSMVASEDEHLLDSHTFPMPNNEDLRLVKSAVIYGANASGKSNLLLAIQTLINLIVNSASKMQTGEPLPVEPFILNSESAKQLTTFEVIFIHKGMRYEYGISLNQERIYEEWLIAYPNERQQNWFSRKYLPDNLELQSDEGYEWSFGRGLKGEKKIIRRFVRSNSLFLSHAAQNNHPQLREIFKYFSEKINILKPRYTDIGFSLGILNKDSFLKEKVAKLITEADTGISDVKIQIDPRLTSEDLSKMHPAHLQFISRKADLQYMAEETIDTLEQSDIVTIHRMNDSDQEIEFDIADESTGTQRLFEIAVYWLYVLQNGEILIIDELETSLHSMLSKALIKMFNDPEINKNNAQLIFTTHDTTLLNDEIFRPDQVWFIEKDKSMTKLYPLLDFRPREDESLQKGYLLGRYGAIPFINGLSI from the coding sequence ATGATTGTAGAATTCAGCGTAGAAAATTATCGTTCAATACAGGAAAAGCAAACATTGAGTATGGTAGCTTCTGAAGATGAACACCTCTTGGATAGTCACACTTTTCCTATGCCGAATAATGAGGATTTACGCTTAGTTAAGAGTGCTGTAATTTATGGTGCTAACGCTTCAGGTAAAAGTAATTTATTACTCGCCATACAAACGCTAATAAATTTGATTGTCAACTCAGCTAGTAAGATGCAAACTGGTGAACCATTACCTGTTGAACCATTTATACTCAACAGTGAATCTGCCAAACAACTTACCACATTTGAAGTAATTTTTATTCATAAAGGTATGCGTTATGAATATGGAATTTCTTTAAATCAAGAAAGAATTTATGAAGAATGGTTAATTGCATATCCAAATGAACGACAACAAAATTGGTTTTCTCGAAAATATCTGCCAGACAATCTAGAATTACAATCAGATGAAGGTTATGAATGGTCTTTTGGTAGAGGGCTGAAGGGAGAGAAAAAAATTATTAGAAGATTTGTCCGATCTAATTCTTTATTTTTATCTCATGCTGCACAAAATAATCATCCTCAATTAAGAGAAATATTTAAATATTTTAGTGAAAAAATAAATATTCTTAAACCTAGATATACCGATATAGGTTTTTCCCTTGGCATTTTAAATAAAGATAGTTTTTTAAAGGAGAAAGTTGCTAAATTAATAACAGAGGCAGATACTGGTATTTCAGATGTCAAGATTCAGATTGATCCTAGATTGACATCCGAAGACTTAAGTAAAATGCATCCTGCTCATCTTCAATTTATTAGCCGAAAAGCTGATCTCCAATATATGGCTGAAGAAACCATTGATACTCTTGAACAATCTGATATTGTAACAATTCACAGAATGAATGATTCTGATCAAGAAATAGAATTTGACATAGCAGACGAATCTACAGGAACACAACGCTTATTTGAAATAGCAGTATATTGGTTATATGTATTGCAAAATGGAGAAATATTAATAATAGATGAACTAGAAACAAGTCTTCATTCAATGCTTTCTAAAGCATTAATAAAAATGTTTAATGATCCAGAAATAAATAAAAACAATGCTCAATTAATATTTACAACTCACGATACTACGCTTTTGAATGACGAAATATTTAGACCTGATCAAGTCTGGTTTATAGAAAAAGATAAAAGTATGACTAAACTATATCCATTACTAGATTTTCGACCTCGTGAAGATGAATCTTTACAAAAAGGTTATCTACTAGGTCGCTATGGTGCTATTCCTTTTATTAATGGGTTAAGTATCTAA
- a CDS encoding RloB family protein: MQRGKSTNNLRRSSKNQESRSYFLIVVEGQETEYNYFKSLKEELKLPPTTTIKIAPASGGDPLVIVTEAYKLYQENQEKSKTGNTIKFDQVFCVFDDDNKPEKYKKALKAAKEYNFTSITSIPCFEFWFLLHYCYTTSPFSSYKELSPKLETEMRKAAILKKGETYNKSDKFLYQKLKLNQEKAIDHAIQLEQKHPNEDGCTNPSTKVHILVDKLQKQKNFE; encoded by the coding sequence ATGCAAAGGGGAAAGTCTACTAATAATTTAAGACGAAGTTCAAAAAATCAAGAATCTAGAAGCTATTTTTTGATTGTAGTTGAAGGTCAAGAAACAGAATATAACTATTTTAAGTCTCTGAAAGAAGAATTAAAATTACCACCAACAACTACAATTAAAATAGCTCCAGCTTCTGGTGGTGATCCTCTTGTGATAGTCACTGAAGCCTATAAATTATATCAAGAAAACCAGGAAAAAAGCAAAACAGGTAATACTATCAAATTTGATCAAGTTTTTTGTGTATTTGATGATGATAATAAACCAGAGAAATATAAAAAGGCTCTCAAGGCTGCAAAAGAATATAATTTTACATCTATAACATCAATACCCTGTTTTGAATTTTGGTTTTTACTACATTATTGTTACACTACCAGTCCATTTAGTAGTTACAAAGAATTATCTCCAAAGCTAGAAACTGAAATGAGAAAAGCAGCTATCCTTAAAAAAGGAGAAACTTATAATAAAAGTGATAAATTTTTATATCAAAAGCTCAAACTAAATCAAGAAAAAGCAATTGATCATGCTATTCAACTAGAACAAAAACATCCTAATGAAGATGGATGTACAAACCCATCTACAAAAGTACATATTCTAGTTGATAAACTGCAAAAACAAAAAAACTTTGAATAA
- a CDS encoding choice-of-anchor A family protein: MFKRFKTTFALVPLSLAAVAITGLIKPAMAVNLGIAQNYNVFVFGDMNQSSDSEGRVAVGGNATLTNFGIADRLSNSNGTDTRLVVGGNLTYNNGQVFGGNAVVGGTVNTPVYFNCSPNCGVSSGKPIDFNAARSELTNLSNYLGGLVSTNTTEYKWGGIYLQGSNSDLNVFTIDGSKFSSSSYFNLQGVGSNSTVVLNILGNSVDIKGFGDLTGVNKENVLFNFVDATQVTTTGFSFQGSVLATKANVNFSNGNVEGTLVASSLSGSGEFHNVPFTGILPNLPDPEPPHYWNPPAEEPVVNKVPEPGNTLGLLILGTLFIFLRRSQIFSKLASMVNY; encoded by the coding sequence ATGTTTAAAAGATTTAAAACGACATTTGCATTGGTTCCTCTATCCTTGGCAGCAGTTGCCATAACAGGTTTAATAAAACCAGCTATGGCTGTTAATTTAGGAATCGCGCAAAACTATAATGTTTTTGTCTTTGGAGATATGAATCAAAGCTCAGATTCTGAAGGTCGTGTAGCTGTTGGTGGTAATGCAACATTGACTAATTTTGGAATTGCTGACCGTCTCAGTAATTCTAATGGCACAGATACTCGACTGGTAGTAGGTGGCAATTTAACCTACAATAATGGTCAGGTTTTTGGTGGTAATGCTGTTGTTGGTGGTACTGTTAACACCCCTGTATATTTTAACTGCTCTCCTAATTGTGGTGTTAGTTCAGGTAAGCCGATTGATTTTAATGCTGCACGCTCAGAGTTAACCAATCTTTCTAATTACTTGGGTGGATTAGTTTCTACAAATACTACAGAGTATAAATGGGGCGGAATTTACCTTCAGGGAAGCAATAGTGATTTGAATGTTTTTACGATTGATGGTTCCAAATTTTCTAGCAGCAGTTACTTCAATTTGCAAGGCGTAGGTAGTAATTCTACTGTAGTGCTGAATATTTTAGGAAACAGCGTTGATATCAAGGGTTTTGGCGATTTGACAGGTGTTAATAAGGAAAATGTTTTGTTCAACTTTGTGGACGCAACTCAAGTAACAACAACTGGGTTCTCATTCCAAGGTAGTGTACTTGCTACCAAAGCTAACGTTAATTTTTCTAATGGTAATGTGGAAGGTACTTTAGTTGCTTCTTCATTGTCTGGTAGCGGCGAATTTCACAATGTACCATTTACAGGAATTCTTCCTAATTTACCAGATCCAGAACCTCCTCACTATTGGAATCCTCCTGCGGAAGAACCTGTTGTTAACAAAGTTCCAGAACCAGGTAACACTTTAGGGCTATTGATTTTAGGAACTTTATTCATATTTTTGCGCCGTTCTCAAATTTTTTCCAAGTTGGCAAGTATGGTTAATTATTAG
- a CDS encoding peptidoglycan recognition protein family protein: MRFRDWATRVMLIFFMFAALVLALFVGGSRQTQSNKITSTPETTAWSQYPQAQLQSVITTENKEPNLPKSPVNTNNIPKLSKVNTRYATTAAFAKYKPNFAKADVHPSNYGERYTRDANGVLINNQAIIVLHETSNSASSAINFFQTPHDDENVQASYHALVTLNGTVVYLVPPDKRAFGAGNSVFEDVNGLETVQTNQTLPPSVNNFAYHVSLETPSDAWGKNNLQGHSGYTDAQYNSLAWLIAQSQVPDDRITTHRAVDRSGQRADPKSFDFEKFFNVLHSYRQLRTFNTANK; this comes from the coding sequence ATGAGATTTAGAGACTGGGCAACTAGAGTAATGCTAATCTTTTTTATGTTCGCTGCTCTGGTTTTAGCATTGTTTGTGGGTGGTTCCAGACAGACACAAAGTAATAAAATTACTTCAACTCCAGAAACTACAGCGTGGAGTCAATATCCACAGGCACAATTACAGTCGGTAATAACGACAGAAAATAAGGAGCCAAATTTACCTAAATCTCCAGTAAATACGAATAATATTCCTAAACTTAGTAAAGTTAATACTAGATATGCTACTACTGCGGCTTTTGCTAAATATAAACCTAATTTTGCTAAGGCTGATGTGCATCCTAGTAATTATGGAGAACGATATACCAGAGATGCTAATGGTGTACTTATAAATAATCAGGCAATTATTGTACTTCACGAAACTAGTAATTCTGCTTCTAGTGCGATTAATTTTTTTCAAACACCCCATGATGATGAAAATGTACAAGCTAGTTATCACGCTTTAGTTACTTTAAATGGGACAGTAGTTTATCTTGTTCCACCAGATAAACGGGCTTTTGGTGCGGGTAATTCTGTGTTTGAGGATGTTAATGGCCTGGAAACTGTGCAAACTAATCAAACTTTACCTCCATCTGTAAATAATTTTGCTTATCATGTGTCTTTAGAAACGCCTTCAGATGCTTGGGGTAAGAACAATCTTCAAGGTCATAGTGGTTACACAGATGCTCAGTACAATTCCTTGGCTTGGTTAATTGCTCAAAGCCAAGTTCCAGATGATAGAATTACCACTCATCGAGCTGTAGACCGTTCTGGACAAAGAGCAGATCCTAAAAGTTTTGATTTTGAGAAGTTTTTTAATGTACTTCATAGCTATCGGCAGCTAAGAACGTTTAATACTGCTAATAAGTAA